Genomic DNA from Entelurus aequoreus isolate RoL-2023_Sb linkage group LG25, RoL_Eaeq_v1.1, whole genome shotgun sequence:
ttacacacagagcggtaacagccaatcagcagtgcgtattcagagcgcatgtagtcagtgcttagcgtttagcaggtaagcatcaggcagcggactctccccaaatgataataaacacctcccagtcaactactagtaacatcactatgagcccgttgaccttctagaaatataaaaggcagctcaacTCGCtcacagtcctggcttgaggtgaaggctaatttgcttttagcgtaacattagctccttttgcggtgtgtgtgtgtgtgcatgtatgtgtgtgtgtgtgttacggacagcaaagccctgtctgtctgttatttcactttacctttttctgtgttgattgagctgtgttgaagcagcaaaaaaggacattatgttaaatgaagagtttctgtctctgatagttgatataataatgtaactgcatcattaagcctacatgaactccatggtgttcagggatgaatagtctcacctattgctattgtactattttttcagctatagttacattaatcattagtattgcagcagcctagttttgaatggcagggtccctgctatcacatgttgataaaaatataacatttacataataaatcaactacaggcttcccaaatgccgtaataaattaagcatgatgagttgacttgaaactgtttaatgttgcactttttatatgcagaagaaaagttttgtcattttatttaatctgaacaacaacttgaggcagtttaatgttgattaacgtggacagaattattatagtgttcccaatgttaaaaggataaagccattgtttacaaatttggtaaataaataaccaaaaaatgtatattttgttgttttcttactctaccgaaaatgaaccgaaccgtggcctctaaaccgaggtacgtaccgaaccgaaatttttgtgtaccgttacacccctaatatacactaccgttcaaaagtttggggtcacattgaaatgtccttatttttgaaggaaaagcactgtacttttcaatgaagataactttaatctagtcttaactttaaagaaatacactctatacattgctaatgtggtaaatgaccattctagctgcaaatgtctggtttttggtgcaatatctacataggtgtatagaggcccatttccagcaactatcactccagtgttctaatggtacaaagtgtttgctcattggctcagaaggctaattgatgattagaaaacccttgtgcaatcatgttcacacatctgaaaacagtttagctcgttacagaagctacaaaactgaccttcctttgagcagattgagtttctggagcatcacattagtggggtcaattaaacgctcaaaatggccagaaaaagagaactttcatctgaaactcgacagtctattcttgttcttagaaatgaaggctattccgcaaaattgtttgggagaccccaaacttttgaacggtagtgtatatatacatatataaatatatatacttgcagcgtgtatacaaaacgttgaagGCTCCAATAGTGACTtccattagccacatcttgcaagcatttaatcatctttaaaatccccccccaaaaatgatgtgtgttcttgtctcctaTAATGAATGCGAATGAtagacaacattccaaaaaaagtagttcccctttaacaattaCTGAAGTTACATTTGAAGTATTTTGTATTACCGGTATACATTTTTGAGGAAAAAGTGTAGGTATGACTACATGTCTTACCTTTGTTTAGCTTCTTGCCGTATCCCCACGATGTTGGCATGCGCGCAACCTCTGCTGGAGAGCCGAATCCAGAAGAAAGAGTTCCTTTGTTTGGGACGGTGACAGGTGCTGGGGTTGTTTCAGCGATGGCAGGCTGGGAAAAGGAGGCAATCCTTTGTAAGATTGAGTCTACACTATCTCCGACATCACTACGGCCATTGCCCAATGAGCCAATAgtacttgccaaggaagcaatttttggctgagagaggaTTTCCAACTGCGGGGTCTGGGCTGGAGAAAAAGGCCGTGGTGAGAAGCTCACCTCTGAAATAGGGATAGAACCCTGGTAGGTAATTGGGTGTGGTGACAAAGTTAAAAAAGGATGGTGAAGGGAGACAGGTGGGGTATCAGATGAACTATCAAGACTGCTGAGGGAAGCTGATGGGCTTGACATGAATGGTGAGTTGGTGTGATGCTGAAGGCTTCCTGTGCTCCTCGGAGGAGGCTTTGGTGGGTTGGGACTTATGGATCCTCTATGAACCTGAGCAGGTGAAGTGGCTGAGGTAGTGTTCACCAAGCTGTCAAGGTCTAAAGGGAATTTACTGAGACGTGGAGCCTTACTCTGAGGAATCTGTGGGAAAAGATGCTGATGATTGTTGGAGCCAGGAGAATTGGGAGTTTTAAGCCCAGCATTCCAAGTTGGGTTAGAATTGGGATACCTTAACCCAGGAGAAACCCTGTCTCCACCTCCTTGCCTACCCAACATTCCACTTCCTCCATCTTGGATTTGAATATCAAGGCTAGGCATGGAGCCAAGATTAATCCCGTCAGAATCTGCCCCCAACATGAACCCCGTCCCCTGGTTTGAATCAGACTGGAAAACAGTCCCATGAGAGGAGAACTTTGTCACGTTGTGGTTTCTTCCAAAGTTTGCTCCTCCTTGTAACTGCTGCGGTGATCGCTGGGGCTGGGCTTGGTGGTACTCCCCCTGGAGAAGAGGACTTGGATAGGAAAACGGCTTGTTTGGATTTGGAGCACCTCCACCCACTCCAGAGTATTCGAGACTGGACGTGGAACTATGAAGGCTGTCGTTGTCACTTCCTGGTCCAGGCAACACAGAGAAACCATTGTTTTGGTTCACCCTGCTCTGAAAAGATGCGGCTCTGGTCACCGAAGAGCTGTTGTTGTGAAGAGTTGGTTTGTTCATGGTTCCCCGACTGAAGGACATGCTACTGACCACTGTGCGGGACTTGAGTACTGGGCTGGGATTGGAACTTCGGCTGATACGGGTATGATACGCTGCAGGAAccaggttgttgttgttgaaaggtGAAGAGGGGGTTTGTCCACCACCACACTCCTCGTTGGCTTTGTTGTGGCTGATGAAGAAATGGGAGGTGGAAGGAGAGACAGGGTAAGAGGTAGTAGATGCTGATGAGAAGGACGGTATGTCATCCACATCTTCAATGTCAAAGGATCTCTTCAGGGCTGCAATGgcaaacaaataaatgaatgtgttagtATTGTACATTTAAAATCTTGTTTAGAAGGGTGTGCTTGCCTCCCTGATCCTCCAAAGACACCAGACAAGTTATAAAATATTGAAACATTAATTATGTAGTGCCAATAGTTAAGTTATTGAAACTGAATATGTGAGGGTCCAGCCATTTGAAAATCTGCCAGcaccattactactacttctcTTCATTTCAAACAGGAGCAATGAAATGTGTTGTTGAGCTTAATTAAATAGAAGGGAAGATATTTGAAATACTGACATACTAATGCCTAAATCATGATGCACAGCACTTTAGTTTCGGTTTGTCTTGTAAAACATGAAATCATAATTACAATCGTTGGCTTTGCATCAACAATTAACATTCATGAAAGTGTATTAAAACTACATAAAGAAACCAACATGTCCCAtagtatacatttgtatgtatctacactgcaaaaagtcagtgttcaaaaacaaggaaaaaaagtacaaaaacgaggggtattttatttgaactaagcaaaattatctgccaatagaacaagaaaattcggcttgtcaagactttccaaaacaagtcaaattagctaacctcaatgaaccccaaaataccttaaaataagtatattctcactaataacaagtgcacttttcttggtagaaaaaacaaatatgagacctttttgctcaatatgttgaaaaatattcttaaatgaagtaaatgctagtgccattatcttgacataatgatatgcgctcggcagtacatttcttgaaaccagcaaacttacactaaaaacttgtttatttttcttaatggaaaggcaaaaaggcaacgctcaggcaaatcatattgtctaaaaatgcattttcccatcgataacatgacatcatcgcgccaagtatgtgctctttcagtcaattagtgagcaaggaatatagtgtatatatatatatatatatatatatatatatgtatatatacacactaccgttcaaaagtttggggtcaccccaacaattttgtggaatagccttcatttctaagaacaagaatagactgtcgagtttcagatgaaagttctctttttctggccattttgagcgtttaattgaccccacaaatgtgatgctccagaaactcaatctgctcaaaggaaggtcagttttgtagcttctgtaacaagctaaactgttttcagatgtgtgaacatgattgcacaagggttttctaatcatcaattagccttctgagccaacgagcaaacacattgtaccattagaacactggagtgatagttgctggaaatgggcctctatacacctatgtagatattgcaccaaaaagcagacatttgcagctagaatagtcatttaccacattagcaatgtatagagtgtatttctttaaagttaagactagtttaaagttatcttcattgaaaagtacagagcttttccttcaaaaataaggacatttcaatgtgaccccaaacttttgaacggtagtatatatatatatatttatatatatatatatatatatatatatatatatatatatatatatatatatttttttttttttaacagcccggaccccggccaattttttttaattgtaattttgaagaatttatctgaaagtgcatgaactatttctgttcaaaattgttttgaaAAGTCACATGTTAAATGCTTAAATAGTAACTGTcagtttaattatgagacacaatcgtgtcaaaatcatgatttttttttttcatgcttgaagtaagaaatgattactttaaaaaagtagttttatacttgtgagtgttgatgacacagctttgcaacagttgatattctagtttcaagcatgttttactcaatataggtcatcaaatctcagcaacaagctgtaatatcttactgagatcatttaggaccaaaaccctttaaacaagtaaaacactctaacataaaatctgcttagtgagaagaatgatcttatcagacagaaaataagcaaatatcacccttatttgagatatttaatcttacttagatttcagtttttgcagtgtatgctgtagtttatatacggtatatactgtacagtatgAGATTACATTTCCTTCTCTCCCTCTCCTCTGCTCAGTCAAGCCTGAATGATCTTTGACATGTGCCTTTGTATGGCAACGGAGTCCCTTTTCTCTGTTGAACATAAACACTCTTCCTTCGTACCGCAAACAAAAGGGGATTGGCGTCGGGGCTTAAGTCTTTGTGGGGTGTTGCGTTGCAAAAAAATCCAACCACTGCAACATGACACACCACAAGAAGGAGTGTGTAGATAGTTGGCTGAAGAGATANNNNNNNNNNNNNNNNNNNNccattctagaggctaacctttcctgtgataaaatggcaaccaaggtaatcaaaaaggttaaccaacgagcgagatttctctacagaatctcctctctggtcaacaaaagcaccgtgaggattctggtgggaactctcgttcaaccctttttcgattacgcatgcacctcctggtaccctagcacctccataaccctcaaatctagactccaaacatctcagaacaagctagtcaggttacttctagacctccaccccagatcacacctcactcctacccacttctctaaagtgggctggctcaaggtggaggacagagttaaacaacttgcactgagcctagtctataaaatccgctacacctccctgataccgaagtacatgtcaaactacttccttaatgtaaatgaccgccataaccacaacaccagggggagctccactaaccacgttaaacccagattccgaactaacaaaggtcttaactcattctctttctatgccacatcaatgtggaatgcgctcccaacaggtataaaagaaagggcatctctatcctccttcaaaaccgcaataaaagttcacctccaggaagctacaaccctaaactaacaccctccccggattgctaataatcaaatgtaaacaatcaaatgcagatactttttcttatgctctctctctctctctctctctctctctctctctctctctctctctctctctctctctctctctctctctctctctctctctctctctctctctctctctcatctctctctctctctctctctctctctctctctctctctctctctctctctctctctctctctctctctctctctctctctctctctctctctctctctcaattcaattcaatttcaattcaaaggggctttattgacatgggaaacaaacgtttacattgccaaagccagcattaaaacaatcaatcaaaacaattaaaatgtatcaaacttaagcacctattgaaattaaaagtatgtgcaattaaaatataggtctaTTATACTAAAGATGTGTGtgaacagagctgtgtcacattacagctttaaaaaatgttaagactaatttaaaatataagattataataataaaaagtaataaaataaggtaaactatagagttgtgcaaaacatttaaataaagatgcatatgtatacattcaagtaaggatcaaaacaattaaaatgtatcaaacttaagcacctattgaaattgaaattaaaactatgtacaattaaaatataggtctactatactaaagagctgtgtgaacagagctgtgtcacattgcaactttaaaaatgttaagaCTAATTAAAATATAACATTATAGTAATACAATAAGATAAACTATAGAGTTGTGCAAAACGTTTAAATAaagatgcatatatgtatacattcaagTAAAGATGGCTTAAAAATAGCAGCAGTTTTCCAAGTGTATTTGAACGTATATGCTCTGTTTGTGGGTAGATCTATGTACAGATGTCCGTATAGTACAAATAGTGCAGGAATAGTCTTTATGGTGGTTGTATTCCATTGGATGTCCTTTTCTTGTCGCAACGGCTCACGAATCTTGCTGCTGTGTTTGCACATTGCTTTACTTCCCCCAGTAGGTATGGGAGTTTGTCGTTAATTGTCATGTTTTCAAACTCTCTTTGGGTATTTGCCATTTGTGGGAAGTATATGTCTCTGATGTCTTGGTACAGTGGGCAGGTTGTTAGGAAGTGCAGTTCAGTTTCTACCGCACCCTGTGTGCATTGGTTGCACAGTCTGTCTTCTCTTGGGAGCCAGGTCTGCCTATGGCGGCCTTTCTCGATGGCTAGGCTGTGCTCACTGAGTCTGTACATAGTCAAGGATCTCCTTAGTTTTGGATCGGTCACAGTGCTCAGGTATTCTGCCAATGTGTATTCTCTGTGTAGGGCCAAATAGCATTCCAATTTGCTCTGGTTTTGGGTTGATTCTTTCCAATGTGTCAGATAgttttctttttattttcttataatTTGGTTTAGTCCAGTGTGGTTTCTGTCTGGTGGTTTTGCTTGTGTTTGTGAGCAGAGTCCCTGAACCAGCTGGCTGAGCGGGCATCTCTCTAGGGTCTCTCTGTAGGTGAGGGCTTTGTTATGGAGCGTGTCTGGGTCACTTTCTTTTAAGTGGTTATAAAATTTGACTGCTCTCTTTTGGATCTTGATTATTAGTGGGTATCTTCCTAATTCTGCTCTGCATGCATTATTTGGTGTTTTCCGTTGGGTGCGGAGAATGGATTTGCAAAATTCTGCATGCAGAGTCTCGATTTGGTGTTTGTCCCATTTTGCAAAATCTTGGTTAGCAAGAGGGCCCCAGACCTCGCAGCCGTACAGGGAAATGGGTTCTATGACGGAGTCTAATATTTTGAGCCAGATTTGAATAGGAATGTCTAGTTTGATGTTCCTTTTGATAGCGTAGAAAGCCCTTCTTGCCTTATCTCTCAGGTCGTTCACAGCTTGGTTGAAATTCCCTGTGGCACTGATGTTTAGGCCGAGATAGGTATagtttttttgtgtattctagGGCAGTTGTATCTAGGAGGAATTTGTGTTTGTGGTGATGGAGGCTGGGTCTTTTTTGGAATATCATAACTTTTGTCTTGGTTAGGTTGACTGTCAATGCCCAGGTCTTGGAAAATGTGTGTAGAAGATCAAGGTGCTGTTGTAGACCTTCTTTTGTTGGAGACAGCAGCACCAGATCGTCTGCAAACAGTAGGCATTTGGCTTCTGTGTCTACTAGGGGGATGCCAGGTGATGTAGCTTGTTCCAATGTTTTTGCCAATTCATTGATGTATATGTTGAAGAGGGTTGGACTCAAACTGCATCCCTGTCTAACCCCACGGCCTTGAGGAAAGAAGTCTGTATGTTTTTCACCAATCTTCACTGCACATTTGTTGTTGGTGTACATTGACTTTATGATGTCATATGTTTTCCCTCCGATGCCACTTTCTAGCAATTTGTATAGCAGACCCTCGTGCCAGATTGAGTCGAATGCTTTTTGGAAGTCAACAAAGCAGGAGTatattttgcttttgtttttgttaatttggTTGTCAATTAGGGTGCTGAGGGTGAAAATGTGGTCTGTTGTACGGTGATTTGGTAGGAAGCCTATTTGTGATTTGCTCAGGGCATTATTGTTTGTAAGGAAATTTACAAGTCTGTGGTTGATGATCATACAGAAGATTTTACCGAGGTTGCTGTTGACACAGATCCCACGGTAATTATTGGGGTCAAATTTGTCTCCACTTTTGTGAAGCGGTATTATTAGTCCTTGGTTCCAAATATTGGGGAAGATCCCAGAGCTAAGGACAATGTTGAGGAGTTTTAGTATAGCCAATTGGAATTTGGAGTCTGTGAATTTGATCATTTCATTTAGGAtaccatctctctctctctctctgtccactacttgctgtccatatcctacccccacccgctccacacccctgattgtaaataatgtaaataattcaatgtgattatcttgtgtgatgactgtattatgatgatagtatatatgatagtatatatctgtatcatgaatcaatttaagtggaccccgacttaaacaagttgaaaaacttattcgggtgttaccatttagtggtcaattgtacggaatatgtacttcactgtgcaacctactaataaaagtctcaatcaatcaatcaatcaaactaagAAAGTAACACCAGTACGCGCATTAGCTAACGATACCGTATTATATAGCGGTCATTGAATGTGTATTGTATCATAACAACGACGTGACTGCTTAGTGATCATGGTTTCTCTTAGActtcttttgtatgtgtgcacccGCATACGTGTTGATGAGACAGGGTTAGTGACCGCCGTAAACATGATCTTTTTCAGCCCGGTGAATAGTtttactacaaaccccaaaaccagtgaagttggcacgttgcataaatcgtaaataaaaacaaaatacaatgatttgcaaatccttttcaatagtgatgtccgataaatgctttaaaacgtaatatcggaaatttatcggtatcgttttctttattatcggtatcgttttttgttttttttattaaatcaacataaaaaacacaagatacacttacaattagtgcaccaacccaaaaaacctccctcccccatttacactcattcacacaaaagggttgtttctttctgttattaatattctgctccggcccggctgcaccaaatgataatataaatacatttaataaagtcaaatacaaatatggcaacaagaaaagtatcctacacttctcttttgtaaagtaaatttgaacaGCCGATATTGGCAtccacatcaactatatgatttgcctgagaagctggacaggacaaaaaatagaataaaaataaaaatgaataaaaaataatattctggttcctacattatatatcaatatatatcaatacagtctgcaagggatacagtccgtaagcacacatgattgtgcgtgctgctggtccactaatagtactaacctttaacagttaattttactcattttcattcattactagtttctatgtaactgtttttatattgttttactttctttttattcaagaaaatgttttgaatttatttatctttttttattttttattaaaaaggaccttatcttcatcatacctggttgtccaaattaggcataataatgtgttaattccacgactgtatatatcggtatcggttgatatcggtatctgtaattaagagttggacaatatcggaatatcggatatccgcaaaaagccattatcggacatccctacttttcaacctatattgaatagactgcaaagacaagatacttaacgttcgaactggaaaacgttatttttttgcaaatattagctcatttggatatTAATACCGGCGACATGTttcaaagaagttgggaaaggtggcaaaaaaatactgataaagttgaggaatgctcatcaaacacttatttggaacatcccacaggtgaacaggcaaattgggaacaggtgggtgccatgattgggtataaaagtagattccatgaaatgctcagtcattcacaaacaaggatggggcgagggtcaccactttgtcaacaaatgcgtgagcaaattgttgaacagtttaagaaaaacctttctcaaccagctattgcaaggaatttagggatttcaccatctacgctccgtaatatcatcaaagggttcagagaatctggagaaatcactgcacgtaagcagctaagcccgtgaccttccatccctcaggctgtactgcatcaacaagcgacatcagtgtgtaaaggatatcaccacatgggctcaggaacacttcagaaacccactgtcagtaactacagttggtcgctacatctgtaagtgcaagttaaaactctcctatgcaaggcgaaaaccgtttatcaacaacacccagaaacgccgtcggcttcgctgggcctgagctcatctaagatggactgatacaaagtggaaaagtgttctgtggtctgacgagtccacatttggaaactgtggacgtcgtgtcctccggaccaaagaggaaaagagccatccggattgttataggtgcaaagtgtaaaagccagcatgtgtgaaggtatgggggtgtaatagtgcccaagacatgggtaacttacacatctgtgaaggcaccattaatgctgaaaggtacatacaggttttggagcaacatatgttgccatccaagcaacgttaccatggacgcccctgcttatttcagcaagacaatgccaagccacgtgttacatcagcgtggcttcatagtaaaagagtgcgggtactagactggcctgcctgtagtccagacctgtctcccattgaaaatgtgtggcgcattatgaagcctaaaatagcacaagggagacccccggactgttgaacaacttaagctgtacatcaagcaagaatgggaaagaattccacctgagaagcttcaaaaatgtgtctcctcagttcccaaacctttactgagtgttgt
This window encodes:
- the septin12 gene encoding uncharacterized protein septin12 isoform X1, which encodes MSALSVNDHLEGILSDFEALKRSFDIEDVDDIPSFSSASTTSYPVSPSTSHFFISHNKANEECGGGQTPSSPFNNNNLVPAAYHTRISRSSNPSPVLKSRTVVSSMSFSRGTMNKPTLHNNSSSVTRAASFQSRVNQNNGFSVLPGPGSDNDSLHSSTSSLEYSGVGGGAPNPNKPFSYPSPLLQGEYHQAQPQRSPQQLQGGANFGRNHNVTKFSSHGTVFQSDSNQGTGFMLGADSDGINLGSMPSLDIQIQDGGSGMLGRQGGGDRVSPGLRYPNSNPTWNAGLKTPNSPGSNNHQHLFPQIPQSKAPRLSKFPLDLDSLVNTTSATSPAQVHRGSISPNPPKPPPRSTGSLQHHTNSPFMSSPSASLSSLDSSSDTPPVSLHHPFLTLSPHPITYQGSIPISEVSFSPRPFSPAQTPQLEILSQPKIASLASTIGSLGNGRSDVGDSVDSILQRIASFSQPAIAETTPAPVTVPNKGTLSSGFGSPAEVARMPTSWGYGKKLNKGNTEALNTDRPTPMEEREEERGIMGEEQAAEEKSEEQVESSDTKDSIKEEETNGVEVHAEGEEKQREKGMEEGEMKKEVELETEVKTEVVPGLQMSFIHSSDLFGYVGIEAVLDQMRRKTMKAGFELNVMVVGQSGLGKSTLVNTLFKSKVSRKSCTPNYEENISKTVKLQSVSHMIEEKGVKMKLTVIDTPGFGDQINNDNCWEPIVEYINEQYENYLREELHVNRKRRIPDTRVHCCIYFLAATGHRLRPIDVEFMKRLGTIVSIVPVIAKADTLTIEERQEFKERIRQDLAANGICVYPQKEYDEDPEERFLNDRLRESIPFAVVGTDKEHQVNGNKVLGRKTKWGIIEVENVEHCEFASLRDLLIRSHLQDLKDVTHNIHYETYRVRRLNECNINFIKQGLFQGPLENGTADKSESDSHL